A segment of the Candidatus Poribacteria bacterium genome:
TAAGGTTATTGTGTTGTGACGACGACGCGTCGCATTTCACCCTCGCCTTGGCTATAGGTAGACACGACCTCGTCTCCTTTTAAGGTAACATGAATGATACGGCGATCGCGTGCGGACATAGGTGCAAGGACGACTTCTCGGTCAGTATACCTAACCTTTTCAGCGACTTGGTGTGCCATCTCGACGAGTCGTTCTTCTCGGCGTTCTCGATAGCCCTCTGTATTGACGAAAACGCGTCTCTTTACAAGCGAGGCTTTGTTGACGATACAATTAAGCAAACGCTCAATTGCATCAAGGGTCTGCCCGTGTTTCCCGATGAGCAGGGCGGGACTGTCGGTGCCAATATTGAGGTGTGTGCTGCCGTCAACAAAACTCGACTCAACCTCTGCGTCAATTCCCATTCGGGTGAGCATTTCCTTCAGGATCGTCTCTGGTGCGGAAGACACATCTTGTTTGAGCGTTGCGCGAATCTTCGCGGGTTTAGCACCGAAGTTCAAAATCCCTTTCGTAGGTTCGCTGACGATGTCAATTGTGACCTGATCGCGAGTTGCCTCCAGTTCAGTGAGGGCATGTTCAATTGCTTCCTCCACTGTATCGCCTTCGGATTCGATGTAGTGCTGCACAGGTAAAAATCCTCCTCGCATAATTGCTTCCAGCGGTGAAGTTGTTGATTGGGCATTTCGTTAAAAAACTTGATAGAATTCTCTGGGATTTAAACGCTCCTTTTTGATGCCCGGAGCGGTTACAAACCGCTCCTACCGGTACTGGGGTAGTGCTGGTTCTACTTTCGTTTGGCATCGTTCCTTTTTTTCGCGTTTGCTGGTGCGGATTGATCTTCGTCAGTCTCACTTCGGTTTTGTATGTACTGTTGCGCTATCGTGAAAACATTATTACACAACCAATACAACACAAATCCGGATGCCCAGTTATAAAAGATGAAGATAAAAATGAGGGGCATAAACTGCATTAATTTCGCTTGCATGTTGTCGGTCGTTGGTGCCATATTGCCGACGAATTTCTGTTGGAGCCAGGTTGTCAAACCGTTTATTATAGGCAATAAGCGAACGGCATCTATCTGCGTGAAAATCAATGGAATCGTGAAAGGGAGTTCGATTAAAGTGTCGGGTGCAGAAAGGTCATCGATCCATAAGAGGAAAGGTGCTCCACGGAGTTCCACTGCGCTTCCAAGAAGTGCGAAGAGTGCCCAAAAAATCGGAATTTGTGGCAGCCAGGGTATACACCCCCCTAACGGGTTGACGCCGTGTTCCTTGTAGAGTCGCATCGTGGCGCGATTGAGTTTCTGCGGGTCATCCCTGTATTTCTCCTTCAATTCCACTAACTGCGGCTGAAGTTTCTGCATCTCCTTCATAGATTTATGTGCTTTGCGTGTGAAGGGATAAGAGACGATCTTCACCAAAGCGGTTAGGAGTATAATCGCGAGGCCGTAGTTGCCAACGATACTGTGAAAACCTTTAAATATCCAGAGCATTCCCCATGCGAGGGGCCAGAAGAATCCGAAATCAATGATCTTCGAGAGACGCACAGGGTTTTCAGGTGCATTTGGTGCCTCTATCGTTTTTAGGATTGTATCGTCTTTCGGACCAACATAGAGCCGAAACACTTGCGTTCTTTTCTCCTGTGCTGCGAGATAAAAACTCGGCACGACGAGTGCAGCGGTCTCTGTTGGTGCAGTGACAGCGATATCGGTTGTAACATCTGCCTGTGGTGTCTCTATAAATTTATAGGTAGCGGCAAGCTGCGGATCTGGAATCATCAATATGCTGAAATACTGGCTGTCCATGCCTGCCCAGAGAACAGTCGCTAACGACTGTTCAGATTTGAGTTCACGCTTGGGTTTATCCTCACCGATATACGCTTTCGCGCCTTCACTGCCGCGTCGCCCACGTTTGCCGCTTTTCTTTTCATGTGGGAGCAGATCGGCATTGATACCCCGTCCCCATTGAAGTTGGTATCCGTTTGTGGGTTCGGTCCCCCCCATCAGTAACGGTTCGTCAGAGACATTTTGGAAGGTTAGCGTCATGTCAACGAAGTAACTGTCCGGGCTGAAGATGAACTGCTTTGCGATTCGTAATTTTTCTCCGACTGTTGTCGTGAAGAAGAGCGTGTCAACATTTTGCCCGTTTGTGATGTTAATTTCGGATTTGTTAGCCTTCCATCTGGTCCGGAGTGAATCGAGCTGAAGCTGCGAATTGCCGAACCGAAGTGCGAGGCAGTTGAGTGCATTTTCAGGAATCAGGTCCAAAGGGGTCTTGCTCGCATCCGTCCTGTCTGGAAAGTGATTTAATTGCCACTGTTTAGCGATTGCGAGTTTTTCGTTAAAAACAATCGTGTAGTTATCAGTTTGGACGCTGACTTTTGCATCGTCTGGACTTTCCTCAACCGGTGTCCAGAGGTCAGGACTGACGGACACATCGGTTCCGTCGAGTGTTCCGGGTGTTGCAGTGTCCGATTGTGTTTCACCCGGACTGGATGCTGCCGGTGTCTCGGTAGTTGCGGGGTCATCGGGTTGCGGGGCAAAACGTTTGCCGAAAAATAGGCTCCATCCGATCATCACAGCAATCATCAGAACCAATGCAAGAATGTAACGTACTCCCATCGAGATTAGACGCTCCTCATTTTTTGTGTTCTTTAATTATACCTTGCGGATTTTTAATTTTACCTTGCGGAGGAAGGATGTGCGTTTCGATGTTGACGTGCGTTCCTCATATCCGCCTGCGTGTTTTGCTTGGGCGTTTCTGCGGATTTCTGCGTATTGTTGCAGGCTACCGGTTTTGATACTATCTTAACGTGAGTTTGATAAAAACCTCTTTGCTGATTGCTGATAACTGACTGCTAATTGGCATACCTGCTATTTTAGAGGGTCAAAGCCTCCGGGGTGGTAAGGGTGGCATTTTGAAAGTCGTTTAATTGTTAGCCAGCACCCTTTGAAGGCACCGTAGCGTTTTAACGCTTGGAGGGCATATTGTGAGCATGTCGGATAGAATCGGCAGGACGGTGGCAAGAATGGCGAAATAAAGCGTCGATAAAAGCGGATGGGCTGTAGAAGAATCATTGTCCCGTCCAATTTATTGCGTATCCACCGGCTTCTATTTTGGCTGATACCTTCTTCGCAGTGCTTACAATGTGGCACGCTTTTATCCTGACTGACTGCCATCGTTTCTACCTTGCCTTAGCGTGTCGCTGGCTGGATTGTTTAAAATCGATGCCTTCCGAAAGAGGTGAAACAATCCATCTTTTGCTTCTTGACACGTGAGCCGACAGGCTTGTGCTCTTCCGACGACTACGATGTCATATTCAGTTTTTATTCGTGGGCGTAACTGCCGAAACGATTCGCGAATAAGCCTTTTGACCCGATTTCGTTGAACGCTTTTTCCGACTTTTTTACTGACGGTTATTCCCAATCGGAGGTTATTGAAACGGTTGTGGAAAACGTATATCACAAAGTAGCGATTCCAATACTTACTGCCATTTTGATAGGCACGCTGGAATTCCCAACGTTTTTTCAGTTTTTTCGGATCTTGCATGATTTAGTTGATATACAGATATTTTCTCCACGACGGGTGGCACCCGCGAAAGTGACGATTGAGTTGCAAATAGGTCAAAATTGAGGGTGTTTTCGGCTGACGCTGTAGTTTCAATCGCGTTTCGTAGAGCATTTTACTGCCCTTTTTGTTATTACACTTTTTGCAGGCTGTCACAACGTTCTCCCATGTTGTTTCTCCGCCGCGAGAGAGGGGTATCACATGGTCCATCGTAAGTTGTGCGGCTGGGAACTCGCTATAACAGTATTGACATGTATACTGGTCGCGGACGAGAACATTCCTCCGTGAAAATTTGACGACGCTGCGCGGGACATTGACGTAGTTAACTAACCGAATGACATGGGGAACTTTCACCGCAGCACTCGGGGAATGAATCTCAATATCAGAGACTTCTTCAGTCTGTGCAGTGCCCTTAAAAACCATTTTCATAGCGCGCCTGAGGTTACAAACGTTGATTGCTTCGTAGCTGGCGTTAAGTACTAATACAGATATTTCCACTTGCGTGCCCTCTAACTTAGACAACTAACTTTAACCACACTCACTCTTATGAATTTTAACACATTTTTAGTGTAATTGCAACTAAAATCTCAGTTGTTAGTTGTCAGCAGTCAGCAGAATGGCGGTCAGCAGTCAGCGGTCAGCAGTCGGTAAAGAGGTAGGTTTGTAACAATTCACCACTTCCTGGAGTATTCCAAGTTAAGGGTAGATTGTTACCGAAAACCCTCTTAACCGATAGCCGATATTATCGGGAATCGGAGTGTTTTTGCTTGGGCATTTCCCTCTCTTACAAAAGAAATAAAGATACACTTGACGTACGGTTGTGTGTATAATGTCTGTAAAACACCTATTAGGTAGGCGAGGTTAGGAAACCTCACCAGCGAAGGCATAGAGTCGTTCTAATCTGAGAGGAATTTGAATGCCCAATCGGTTGCGAGACACTATTGCGGTCTTGAGTCTTACGTTTATTTTCAGCAGTTATGGATCTGATATTCGATTTGAGGATGTTACTGAAGAAGCGGGTATCCATTTCGAGCACGCTGGTGGTATCGACTTGCGTGTGGTGCCTGCGCTCGTCGGTTCGGGTGCGGCGTGGTGCGACTACGACAATGATGGGAAGTTAGATCTTTATATCGCCAACAGTGCTTTGGTGCGACCGGCATCGGGAGCGGTGCTACCGAAAAACGCGCTCTATCGGAATAACGGCGATGGCACCTTCAGCAATGTAACGGATACTGCTGGCGTCGGTGATACCGGTTGGGGGATGGGGTGTGCGTTCGCAGATTATGACAACGATGGCGACGCCGATCTCTATATCACGAACTATAAGGCGAACCTATTCTATCGAAACAACGGCGACGGGAGTTTCAAACGCTTTTCGTCTGGTGCTGGGGGCATTGGTCACGAGGGTTTCGGTGCGGGGATCGCTTGGGGCGATTATGATCGCGATGGTTACCTCGACCTTTACGTCGGCAACTATATTGAATATACCAAAGTCCCGCAAGGGGATGAAGTCTTCTTCCCGTATGATTTCTTCGGACAAGCAAATGTTCTTTATCTAAATAAGGGGGACGGCGGTTTCATCAATATTACGGATGCTGCCAAGGTGAACGGTGGATTTCATCTGACACTCGGTGTCGCTGCAGCGGATTACGACACCGATGGCGACCTGGATCTGTATCTCGCCAATGATACCGACCAGAATATCCTCTATCGCAACGATGGCGAGTTAACGTTCACGAATACGAACCGCCCAGATGCGAGGAGTCGCACTGGTGATATACGGAGTGGTATGGGCATTAGTTGGGGCGATTACGATGCCGATGGCGATTTGGATCTCTTTGTTACGAATTGGTTGGATGAAAACAACGTCCTATACAGAAATAACGGTGACGGCACCTTTATGGATGTTTCGGCGAAAAGTGGTGTTTTTGAGTCCGGACTCGGTAAAACATGTTGGGGGACTGCGTTGTTCGATGCAGATAACGATGGGGATCTGGATATCTTCTTCTCGGCAGGACACATCGATCCGGCTTCGTGGGAAGCGCATGGGCAAGCGGATGTTTTTCTCGAGAACAACGGTGACGGCACCTTCAGTGATATTTCTGATGTCGTCGGACTTCGGGAATCCAGTGCCTACGGGGTCGGTAGAGGGGTCGCGGTCGCGGATTACGATGCCGATGGCGATTTAGACGTATTTATCGTTAATAGTGGTGGGAAACCGATGTTGCTCCGAAACGACGGTGGTAACCAACAGCAGTGGCTTCAGATTCGCACGGTCGGCACAGTGAGCAATCGGGACGGTGTTGGCGCGCTTGTGAAGGTGAGTGCTGGCGATCTTCATCAGGTTCAGCAGGTAACAGCGGGCGACAGTTACCTTTCTCAGAGTAGTCTCGATGTTGAGTTTGGACTTGCGCACCACAAGACAGTAGATCGAATTGTTATTCGGTGGCCGAGCGGTAATGTGCAAACGTTGACCGATGTGCGAGCGAACCAGCGGATTGTTGTGGTTGAACCTTCGGAGTAATACAAAAATATTGCAATTGCGACGCGGATGTGTTATTCTTAATTTCATATCTTCACGTTTCTTAATTAAAATAAGGAGGAAAACATGCGACAAAGTTTATTGTGTGTTGTTTTGATTGCTGTATACGCTGCGGTAACGATCGTCCACGATGCGAGTGCAGCCGAAGAGATTCGGGTATGGGGCGGCAAATTGGAGGATTTTAAAGATTCCGATGGCCGTATCTGGCACGGTGGACAGAACGAGAAGGAAGCATGGGGCGGCTGGGTTGAAAAGTTGCCGCGCACCGCTGAAGTCGTGGCACTTACAAAGGACGCTGAAAAACTCGCGAAGGCGGAAGGGTACGATCAGGAACTCTTCTATGCGGTGAGTTGGGCACAATTTCCTGATACGGTTAAGATGGACCTGAACACCGGCAAAGGCATGTTCACTGTTACCTATCTTGTGGGTGAACACTGGTCTCCGAACAATCGCGGTTTCGATATTATCATTGAGGACGAAATTGTTGAAGAGGAGTATGTGACACCGGGTAATAATGAGATAGATATTATACGATACGAAGGCATTGAAGTTAAAGACAAGGTTATGAGCCTTGAATTCGCTGGCAATCCGAAGACCGGTGCTGGAGATCTCAATGCTATGTTTAGTGGGATAGAGGTTATCCCCGCATTAGCCATCGACCCGAAACAGAAACTCACGACGACGTGGGGAGTCCTGAAAGGGGAACGGAATTAACAAGTAGATGGAGGTACGTTAGTGCGATTATTAAGTGTTTTGACGATTGTTACTTTTATAGGAGCTCTCGCGATCCCGACGTTGCTATCAGCTGAAGAATTCCGGGTATGGGGTGGCAAGACAGATGACTTCACTGATTCACAGGGACGCGTCTGGAACGGTGCGCAGCAGGAGGACCAGTCTTGGGGTGGATGGATTGAAAAACTGCCACGGACTGCTGAAGTCGCAACCTTGACAGCCGATGCACAAGCGCAGGCGGAAGCCGCTGGCTACGATGTGGAACTCTTCTATGCGGTGAGTTGGGCGCAGTTCCCCGACACCGTTAAGTATCAGTTTAAGACGGGTGATGGCGTTTTTGATGTTACCTATCTTGTGGGTGAGCATTGGTCTCCAAACAACCGTGGTTTCGATATTTTCATTGAAGAGGAGAACGTCGAGCCGCTCTACGTGACACCGGGTAAAGACGAAATTGACATCAAAATGTATTCGGGGATTGAAGTCAGCGATGGTGCCCTTGACCTTCACTTCGCAGGAAATGCGGAAACCGGCGCAGGGGATCTGAACGCAATGTTCAGCGCTTTGGAAGTTGTACCATCTGCGAGTACTGCTGTAGATCCGAAGGCGAAACTCACGACAACATGGGGTTCGCTGAAAGACAGCCGTCAATAGGAAACGCCTTAAACCTTAGTGAATTATAACGTGAGTTTGATAAAAGTACAAGTTGGGTTTCGCTACCGTTATTGACACAGAAAGTGTCTTGAAAAACGACATATTTTTTCACATTCTGTGATTTTTTCGGCGTATTTACCGCTCTACCTAGGGGAAACACCCAAGCAAAAACACCTACAGATTTATTGCCTGAAAATACTTGGACACTTTAGAAAACACAAGACCCACTCGCTGGCGAGGTTTCCTAACCTCGCCACATTAGAGAGTGTAAACTTAATTGTGGACTTTACTATAAAATGCCCGCGGTATTCCCATTACCGTGGGCATTTTTTTGTATATGGCGGTCAGCAGTCCGGAATCGGAGGGTTTTTGATAGGGTGTTTCCGCCCTCCCACAGCAGAGGATTGTGGGTTGACCGAGGCGGTCACCTACCAACCGCCCCTACCGTTTTAGTCGTCAGCGGTCAAGAGAATATTATACCTTGGGGGTCGTCAAATCGCCGCTCAGGATTGTGGGACACCAAAATTTCTCAATGTATTCAATAATGAGCTGCGTGCCCTCTTCATGGCTGACGTAAGGCGGCTTGAAGGGATTGTACATCGCATCGGTGAGATCACGTGAGAGAACGGCGTTGATGCCCCAACGCACCATCTGTTTAATGGCGAACGAACGTCCGAGAACGCACATATTGGTGTGAACGCCCATGAAGATAATGTTCTTAATACCTTTGTGATCCAGTAGGTTGTATACCTCCTGCCCATCGTCGCT
Coding sequences within it:
- a CDS encoding protein jag; this translates as MQHYIESEGDTVEEAIEHALTELEATRDQVTIDIVSEPTKGILNFGAKPAKIRATLKQDVSSAPETILKEMLTRMGIDAEVESSFVDGSTHLNIGTDSPALLIGKHGQTLDAIERLLNCIVNKASLVKRRVFVNTEGYRERREERLVEMAHQVAEKVRYTDREVVLAPMSARDRRIIHVTLKGDEVVSTYSQGEGEMRRVVVTTQ
- the yidC gene encoding membrane protein insertase YidC encodes the protein MGVRYILALVLMIAVMIGWSLFFGKRFAPQPDDPATTETPAASSPGETQSDTATPGTLDGTDVSVSPDLWTPVEESPDDAKVSVQTDNYTIVFNEKLAIAKQWQLNHFPDRTDASKTPLDLIPENALNCLALRFGNSQLQLDSLRTRWKANKSEINITNGQNVDTLFFTTTVGEKLRIAKQFIFSPDSYFVDMTLTFQNVSDEPLLMGGTEPTNGYQLQWGRGINADLLPHEKKSGKRGRRGSEGAKAYIGEDKPKRELKSEQSLATVLWAGMDSQYFSILMIPDPQLAATYKFIETPQADVTTDIAVTAPTETAALVVPSFYLAAQEKRTQVFRLYVGPKDDTILKTIEAPNAPENPVRLSKIIDFGFFWPLAWGMLWIFKGFHSIVGNYGLAIILLTALVKIVSYPFTRKAHKSMKEMQKLQPQLVELKEKYRDDPQKLNRATMRLYKEHGVNPLGGCIPWLPQIPIFWALFALLGSAVELRGAPFLLWIDDLSAPDTLIELPFTIPLIFTQIDAVRLLPIINGLTTWLQQKFVGNMAPTTDNMQAKLMQFMPLIFIFIFYNWASGFVLYWLCNNVFTIAQQYIQNRSETDEDQSAPANAKKRNDAKRK
- the yidD gene encoding membrane protein insertion efficiency factor YidD encodes the protein MILLQPIRFYRRFISPFLPPSCRFYPTCSQYALQALKRYGAFKGCWLTIKRLSKCHPYHPGGFDPLK
- the rnpA gene encoding ribonuclease P protein component; this encodes MQDPKKLKKRWEFQRAYQNGSKYWNRYFVIYVFHNRFNNLRLGITVSKKVGKSVQRNRVKRLIRESFRQLRPRIKTEYDIVVVGRAQACRLTCQEAKDGLFHLFRKASILNNPASDTLRQGRNDGSQSG
- a CDS encoding HNH endonuclease is translated as MKMVFKGTAQTEEVSDIEIHSPSAAVKVPHVIRLVNYVNVPRSVVKFSRRNVLVRDQYTCQYCYSEFPAAQLTMDHVIPLSRGGETTWENVVTACKKCNNKKGSKMLYETRLKLQRQPKTPSILTYLQLNRHFRGCHPSWRKYLYIN
- a CDS encoding CRTAC1 family protein encodes the protein MPNRLRDTIAVLSLTFIFSSYGSDIRFEDVTEEAGIHFEHAGGIDLRVVPALVGSGAAWCDYDNDGKLDLYIANSALVRPASGAVLPKNALYRNNGDGTFSNVTDTAGVGDTGWGMGCAFADYDNDGDADLYITNYKANLFYRNNGDGSFKRFSSGAGGIGHEGFGAGIAWGDYDRDGYLDLYVGNYIEYTKVPQGDEVFFPYDFFGQANVLYLNKGDGGFINITDAAKVNGGFHLTLGVAAADYDTDGDLDLYLANDTDQNILYRNDGELTFTNTNRPDARSRTGDIRSGMGISWGDYDADGDLDLFVTNWLDENNVLYRNNGDGTFMDVSAKSGVFESGLGKTCWGTALFDADNDGDLDIFFSAGHIDPASWEAHGQADVFLENNGDGTFSDISDVVGLRESSAYGVGRGVAVADYDADGDLDVFIVNSGGKPMLLRNDGGNQQQWLQIRTVGTVSNRDGVGALVKVSAGDLHQVQQVTAGDSYLSQSSLDVEFGLAHHKTVDRIVIRWPSGNVQTLTDVRANQRIVVVEPSE